In Mycteria americana isolate JAX WOST 10 ecotype Jacksonville Zoo and Gardens chromosome 5, USCA_MyAme_1.0, whole genome shotgun sequence, one DNA window encodes the following:
- the VWCE gene encoding von Willebrand factor C and EGF domain-containing protein gives MLVELLFQAACVSLFLPGGQGRVYPGRKKPASFAVERRRVGPHVCFSGFGSGCCPGWMLSPGSGQCTLPLCSFGCGSGLCVAPNLCSCPDGEQGITCPEPPGTCGEYGCDLSCNHGGCQEVARVCPLGFSMVETANGVRCTDIDECLSAACEGLCVNTEGGFVCECGPGMQLSADRHSCQDTDECLATPCQHRCKNSIGSYRCSCRPGYHLHGNRHSCVDVNECRRPGERRACQHACHNTLGSYLCSCRPGYRLSGDRVSCEGYPKSILAPSPILQSLQHPPTLVLLPPGSGGPLLVPRGSPSSHHPAAAPGTQLPSSSPAPASPATEPPLRAGGAPATSAPPAPRCWYRGAPREPGARWTEPGCRSCACQGGRVLCEAVSCPVACSHPLPAPAGGCCPSCAGCLHEGVARAEGDVFSPPDWNCTVCVCLAGNVSCISPECPPGSCPSASPADCCSCQLAKCSFRGRTYAHGARFSLDGDDCTTCVCWGGEVECSFAPCPVLDCPQHQRHLGPGQCCFTCRDPPAPAGCFVDDNGVEFPVGQIWSPGDPCELCICQADGSVSCKRTDCVETCPYPIRIPGQCCPDCSAGCTYMGRIFYNNETFPSVLDPCLSCICLLGSVACSPVDCAIFCTYPFHPEGECCPVCNDCNYQGRKVVNGQTFTPEGQPCTRCTCQRGEVSCEKRLCPRSCAEPATLPAACCPPCQAADVRLPLQSSDPSPSLSPTHEDSPTGTPPHPSPPASTQPPPHLLAQLLLPNTAPLGPSPGRAGAGEPPPTTLSPPGHPSTAALPPDPPSEAAAPPAPTGSPSPSPKAQGPPRDADPSAVPPAGGESPSGHTAA, from the exons ATGTTGGTCgagctgctcttccaggctgCCTGTGTGTCCCTGTTCCTCCCGGGCGGCCAAGGCAGGGTGTACCCCGGGAGGAAGAAGCCGGCCAGCTTTGCCGTGGAGAG GCGCCGCGTGGGGCCCCACGTCTGCTTCTCGGGCTTCGGCAGCGGATGTTGCCCCGGGTGGATGCTGTCCCCGGGCAGCGGGCAGTGCACCCTGC CGCTCTGCTCCTTCGGCTGCGGCAGCGGCTTGTGCGTCGCCCCCAACCTCTGCTCGTGCCCGGATGGAGAGCAGGGCATCACCTGCCCAG AGCCGCCGGGGACGTGCGGGGAGTACGGCTGCGACCTCTCCTGTAACCACGGCGGGTGCCAGGAGGTGGCCCGCGTCTGTCCCCTCGGCTTCTCCATGGTGGAGACAGCCAACGGCGTCCGCTGCACCG ACATCGACGAGTGCCTGAGCGCTGCCTGCGAGGGTCTCTGCGTCAACACCGAGGGCGGCTTCGTCTGCGAGTGCGGCCCCGGCATGCAGCTCTCCGCCGACCGCCACAGCTGCCAGG ATACGGACGAGTGCCTGGCCACGCCGTGCCAGCACCGCTGCAAGAACAGCATCGGTAGCTACCGCTGCTCCTGCCGGCCCGGCTACCACCTCCACGGGAACCGGCACTCCTGCGTGG ATGTCAACGAATGCCGGCGGCCGGGAGAGCGCCGAGCCTGCCAGCACGCTTGCCACAACACGCTGGGCAGCTACCTCTGCTCCTGCCGCCCTGGGTACCGGCTCAGCGGTGACAGGGTCTCCTGCGAAG GCTACCCCAAATCCATCCTGGCCCCATCGCCCATCCTGCAGTCCCTGCAGCATCCGCCCACCCTCgtcctgctccctcctggctcTGGGGGACCCCTCCTGGTCCCCAGGGGCTCCCCCTCGTCCCACCACCCTGCCGCAGCTCCTGGTACCCaactcccttcctcctctcctgccccggcGTCCCCGGCCACCGAGCCACCCCTGCGTGCCGGGGGAGCCCCCGCTACCTCCGCTCCGCCGGCCCCTCGCTGTTGGTACCGGGGGGCCCCCCGGGAGCCGGGTGCTCGCTGGACAGAGCCGGGGTGCCGGAGCTGCGCCTGCCAG GGGGGACGCGTGCTCTGCGAGGCCGTGAGCTGCCCCGTCGCCTGCTCGcacccgctgcccgccccggccgggggctgctgccccagctgcgcag GCTGCCTGCACGAAGGGGTGGCCCGGGCCGAGGGCGACGTCTTCTCCCCACCCGACTGGAATTGCACCGTCTGCGTCTGCCTG GCTGGTAACGTCTCCTGTATCTCCCCCGAGTGCCCCCCGGGCTCCTGCCCCAGCGCCTCGCCCGCTgactgctgctcctgccagctgg cgAAGTGCAGTTTTCGGGGCCGCACGTACGCCCATGGCGCCCGGTTCAGCCTGGACGGGGACGACTGCACCACCTGCGTCTGCTGG ggtggcGAGGTAGAGTGCTCCTTCGCCCCTTGCCCCGTGCTGGACTGCCCGCAGCACCAGCGGCACCTGGGCCCCGGGCAGTGCTGCTTCAcctgccgggaccccccggcccccgctg gtTGCTTTGTGGATGACAACGGGGTGGAGTTTCCCGTCGGACAGATCTGGTCTCCGGGCGATCCCTGTGAGTTATGCATCTGCCAG GCAGACGGCTCGGTGAGCTGCAAGCGGACGGACTGCGTGGAGACCTGTCCCTACCCCATCCGCATCCCCGGGCAGTGCTGCCCCGACTGCTCGGCAG gcTGCACCTACATGGGAAGGATCTTCTACAACAACGAGACCTTCCCCTCCGTCCTGGACCCCTGTCTCAGCTGCATCTGCCTG CTGGGCTCGGTGGCCTGCTCGCCCGTGGACTGTGCCATCTTCTGCACCTACCCCTTCCACCCCGAGGGCGAGTGCTGCCCCGTCTGTAACG ACTGCAACTACCAGGGTAGGAAGGTGGTGAACGGCCAAACCTTCACCCCCGAGGGACAGCCCTGCACCCGCTGTACCTGCCAG CGCGGGGAGGTGAGCTGCGAGAAGAGGCTGTGTCCCCGCTCCTGCGCAGAGCCCGCCACGCTGCCCGCCGcctgctgcccgccctgccaaG CCGCAGACGTCCGGCTCCCGCTGCAGAGCAGTgacccgtccccgtccctgtccccaacccacGAGGACTCACCCACGGGCACCCCACCACACCCCAGCCCCCCCGCATcaacccagccccccccccacctcctggcccagctcctgctccccaacACAGCCCCCCTCGGCCCCTCTCCGGGGCGTgcaggggccggggagccccCTCCCACCACGCTGAGCCCCCCCGGGCACCCATCAACAGCCGCTCtgccccctgaccccccctctgaggccgcagcccccccagctcccacgggcagccccagcccgagccccaaggctcagggaccccccagggacgCGGACCCCTCTGCCGTGCCACCAGCCGGCGGGGAGAGCCCCAGCGGGCACACGGCTGCCTAG
- the LOC142410041 gene encoding pepsin A-like translates to MKLLLLLSLVALAQCLVHRIPLRKGKSLRQSLREHGLLEHYLKQYPYNPASKYFHTHRSFEPLQNYMDNEYYGTISIGTPGQDFTVIFDTGSSNLWVPSVYCSSPACRNHNRFNPADSSTFIGTNDTLEITYGTGSMTGVLGYDIVTVADINVIDQIFGLSETEPGDFFYYTPFDGILGLAFPSISSAGATPVFDNMMMEHLVDRDLFSVYLSKNEQSGSFVLFGGIDPYYTINGISWIPLSAETYWQITMDSVSIGGTDVACSLGCQAIVDTGTSLLAVPNRALSAILNALGANSNGEVSCKTVSTLPDVVFHINGKAFPVPPSAYVIDMDGYCMLGFEGMDAPTESGEIWILGDVFIREYYVIFNRAKNMVGLSRLS, encoded by the exons ATGAAgttgctcctgctcctcagcttGGTGGCCCTGGCCCAGTGCCTCGTCCACAG gatcCCTCTGAGGAAGGGGAAGTCGCTGCGGCAGTCCCTGCGGGAGCATGGCTTGCTGGAGCACTACCTGAAGCAGTACCCCTACAACCCGGCCTCCAAGTACTTCCACACCCACCGCTCCTTCGAGCCCCTGCAGAACTACATGGAC AACGAGTACTACGGCACCATCTCCATCGGGACCCCAGGCCAGGACTTCACCGTCATCTTTGATACCGGCTCCTCCAACCTGTGGGTGCCCTCGGTGtactgctccagcccagcctgca GGAACCACAACCGCTTCAACCCAGCGGATTCCTCCACCTTCATCGGCACCAACGACACCCTCGAAATCACCTACGGCACTGGCAGCATGACCGGCGTCCTGGGCTACGACATTGTCACC GTCGCGGACATTAACGTCATCGACCAGATCTTCGGGCTGTCCGAGACCGAGCCCGGCGATTTCTTCTACTACACCCCCTTCGATGGCATCCTGGGGCTGGCTTTCCCCAGCATCTCCTCCGCCGGTGCCACCCCTGTCTTCGACAACATGATGATGGAACATCTTGTGGACAGGGACCTCTTCTCCGTCTACCTGAGCAA GAACGAGCAGAGCGGCAGCTTCGTCCTCTTCGGTGGCATCGACCCCTACTACACCATCAACGGCATCAGCTGGATCCCTCTCTCCGCCGAAACCTACTGGCAGATCACCATGGACAG CGTCTCCATCGGTGGGACGGACGTCGCCTGCTCCCTCGGCTGCCAGGCCATCGTGGACACGGGCACCTCGCTGCTGGCTGTGCCCAACAGAGCCCTCAGCGCCATCCTGAACGCCCTCGGTGCCAACTCCAACGGCGAG GTCAGCTGCAAAACCGTCAGCACCCTGCCCGACGTTGTCTTCCACATCAACGGCAAAGCCTTCCCCGTGCCGCCCAGCGCCTACGTGATAGAC ATGGACGGGTACTGCATGCTTGGCTTCGAAGGCATGGACGCCCCTACCGAGTCGGGCGAGATCTGGATCCTGGGGGATGTCTTCATCCGCGAGTACTACGTCATCTTCAACAGGGCCAAGAACATGGTGGGGCTGTCCCGGCTGTCCTGA